TCATGAAAAGAGATTTAATAATCCTAAAATATTATTCGAATATCACTTGATCTTCTGCAATCCTGATGAGATCTATTTTTTTTGCAAGACCAGTTGATTCATCTATTTGTATGACAGATCCATGAAACTGCCACTTTCCTTCATCAGATGTAAATCTAACTGGCAATTGAGTTTTAAACTTTCTTATAACGGATGAACGTTCCATACCTAATACACCTTCCTTAGATCCAACCATTCCGATATCAGTTACATATGCAGTTCCTTGCGGTAAAATTTGATTATCGTTCGTTTGTACATGAGTATGTGTTCCAAGGACGACAGATGCTTTTCCGTCTAGGTACCATCCCATCGCTATTTTTTCAGAAGTTGCTTCTGCATGAAAATCAACTAATATATTTTTTTGATTTTTATTTAATTGATTAAGAATTTCATCTGCTTTTTCAAATGGACAGTCCAATGGCGGAAGGAACGTTCTGCCTTGTAAATTTACTATAACTAGTTCTTTTGTTTTATTTTTAATGACGGTAAATCCTCTTCCAGGTGTTCCATAAGGAAAGTTTGCGGGACGTACAATCCTTTCCTCATCATCAATAAAATCAAAAATCTCTTTGTTATCCCAAGTGTGATTTCCCATTGTAATACCGTTTACACCCAAATCATAAAAATGGTTAGCAATTTTACGAGTAATTCCTCTACCGCCTGCAGCATTTTCACCATTCGCTATAATGATGTCTGGTTGATACTTTTGTTTTACATAGGGTAAAACATCTTCCAATGCTTTTCGTCCAACAGAACCAACAATATCACCAATAAATAATACTTTAATTTTATTTTCCTCCCTTTATCTATGTAATTAACAAAAACAAAAACCACCCATTTGGTAGTCTTTTGAATATGTTAAGTCTATTCATCTTCATATCATGATTTTAGCGTTTATACTCACTTTTCTGGATAATATAAAAGTGGCTTAGATAAGCCACTTTTATTATCTTATTTTGCGTATTCAACCGCTCTAGTTTCACGAATTACAGTCACTTTAATGTGACCAGGATATTCTAATTCATTTTCGATTTGAGAGGTTATGGTACGTGCAAGTCGATAAGCTTCAGTATCATCAACTTGTTCAGGATGAACCATGACTCTTATTTCTCTACCTGCTTGTATTGCATAGGACTTCTCAACACCGTCAAATGATTCAGAAATCTCTTCTAACTTTTCTAAACGTTTGATATATGTTTCTAAAGTTTCCCTTCTTGCTCCAGGTCTTGCTGCTGAAAGTGCATCTGCAGCTCCAACTAGCATAGAAATTACTGAAGTTGCTTCACAATCACCATGGTGTGAAGCGATACTGTTAATAACAACAGGATGTTCTTTATATTTTTTCGCAAGTTCTACACCAATTTCAACATGAGACCCTTCTACTTCGTGGTCTAAAGCTTTTCCAATATCATGTAAAAGTCCAGCACGTTTTGCCAAAGTGATATCTTCGCCTAATTCTCCAGCCATTAGACCCGCTAAATAAGCAACCTCTAATGAATGTCTTAATACATTTTGTCCATAACTAGAACGGAATTTTAAA
The window above is part of the Chengkuizengella sediminis genome. Proteins encoded here:
- a CDS encoding TIGR00282 family metallophosphoesterase → MKVLFIGDIVGSVGRKALEDVLPYVKQKYQPDIIIANGENAAGGRGITRKIANHFYDLGVNGITMGNHTWDNKEIFDFIDDEERIVRPANFPYGTPGRGFTVIKNKTKELVIVNLQGRTFLPPLDCPFEKADEILNQLNKNQKNILVDFHAEATSEKIAMGWYLDGKASVVLGTHTHVQTNDNQILPQGTAYVTDIGMVGSKEGVLGMERSSVIRKFKTQLPVRFTSDEGKWQFHGSVIQIDESTGLAKKIDLIRIAEDQVIFE